A region from the Rosa rugosa chromosome 6, drRosRugo1.1, whole genome shotgun sequence genome encodes:
- the LOC133714568 gene encoding uncharacterized protein LOC133714568, producing the protein MMALEQTENMQRNCEASLKCLHSKGFPYNLQCNGNPIEGFPEHKDELSNHPGGDNSESDRPLGSEFLEPPTECHNKPTYHHDFGYWSAFHFDSQKLQQCQMNAFESQFYQLPVDNRFHYVPFNVFAQSYPNEFQFQDFQYFVVIDFEATCDKDRNPHPQEIIEFPSVIVSSVTGQLEACFQTYVRPTCNHLLSDFCKDLTGIQQIQVDRGVTLSEALLRHDKWLEKKGIKNTNFAVVTWSNWDCRVMLESECRFKKIRKPPYFNRWINLKVPFREVFGGMRCNLKEAVQMAGLAWQGRAHCGLDDAKNTARLLSVLMRRGFKFAITNSLLWQTADRPLTLKQSPEHLSPPHHTLKLKDMSIPVCQYHHPFCFCGVKSSRGMVRKPGPKQGSVFFGCGNWTATRGARCHYFEWASA; encoded by the exons ATGATGGCCCTTGAACAAACAg AAAATATGCAAAGGAACTGTGAGGCTTCCTTAAAATGCCTCCACAGTAAGGGATTCCCTTACAACCTACAATGTAATGGAAATCCCATAGAAGGATTTCCAGAGCATAAAGATGAACTTAGTAACCATCCAGGTGGGGATAATTCTGAGTCTGACCGTCCATTAGGCAGCGAATTTCTGGAACCCCCAACTGAATGTCACAACAAACCTACCTACCATCATGATTTTGGGTACTGGTCAGCCTTTCATTTTGATTCTCAAAAGTTGCAACAGTGCCAGATGAATGCTTTTGAGAGCCAATTTTATCAGCTTCCTGTCGACAATCGATTTCATTATGTTCCATTCAATGTGTTTGCTCAAAGCTACCCGAACGAGTTCCAGTTCCAAGATTTTCAGTATTTTGTGGTAATAGACTTTGAGGCTACATGTGATAAGGATAGAAATCCCCATCCTCAAGAGATAATTGAGTTTCCATCTGTGATAGTGAGTAGCGTGACTGGCCAATTGGAAGCATGTTTTCAAACTTATGTGCGGCCGACCTGCAATCATCTGCTGAGTGATTTCTGCAAGGATCTGACAGGCATACAGCAAATTCAG GTGGACAGAGGAGTAACTCTGAGTGAGGCCCTTCTTAGGCATGATAAATGGCTTGAGAAGAAGGGGATAAAGAACACCAACTTTGCTGTTGTTACATGGTCAAACTGGGACTGTCGGGTCATGTTGGAATCTGAGTGTCGATTCAAGAAAATTCGAAAGCCTCCTTATTTTAACCG ATGGATCAACTTGAAGGTGCCTTTCCGTGAGGTTTTCGGTGGCATGAGGTGCAATCTGAAGGAGGCAGTTCAAATGGCAGGCTTAGCATGGCAGGGACGGGCTCACTGTGGCCTGGATGATGCCAAAAACACTGCTCGCCTACTTTCTGTCCTCATGCGTAGGGGTTTCAAATTTGCCATAACAAATTCATTGTTGTGGCAGACTGCTGATCGTCCTCTAACATTGAAGCAGTCCCCAGAACACCTGTCACCGCCTCATCACACTCTGAAACTGAAGGATATGAGTATTCCTGTATGCCAGTATCATCACCCATTCTGTTTCTGTGGGGTGAAGAGCAGCAGAGGAATGGTCAGGAAGCCAGGGCCAAAACAGGGGAGCGTCTTCTTTGGCTGTGGGAACTGGACTGCCACTAGAGGTGCCCGCTGCCATTACTTTGAATGGGCGTCCGCGTAA